From Platichthys flesus chromosome 7, fPlaFle2.1, whole genome shotgun sequence:
CAATCCAAAGAATTTCGTCCAGTGATGAAGCACTGAGTGAATAGTCGGAGCAACAACAGCTTTGAGGTCACAATCTGTGAAGGGTCAGCTGGAACACCCCCGTCCAACACCcacacgcacgtgcacacacgcCGGCCGGGATGGGTTAAGATGCAGAACACAACAGGGACACTCGTGGTCCAGCTCAACATATTGACATCAACAAACACAGGGGGTCTACTTTAATACATTTCTGCCTACGATCGGTTATTTCAAGGTGACGAAGCTTcataacatatattttttaagtattaAGTCCACTTTGTCTTCTTTTTAGGCTCACATAAATATTATTGCGGCGTTAAGGTTCAGACCTCAGCACCTGTTACGGCTGGTTAAtttgcagatgttttattcaatttacaaaagagtaaatatatatcaataaaaGTTGATATGAGACAAAAGAAACTGTCAGCCTTGTTTATCCtaaaaagggttagggtaaataaaataatttttaattaaaaaggacaaacaaaTCTAATGCAGCATGTCACATTTGCAAATGAGTGGTTCAGAATTCAATGGAGTGTCTCACATTTACAACTCTTCGAACTATGATAATCAAGAGATTGTAACAACATTGACATTTGGTTCAATCAGCATCAACTTATTTTCAAATGGTACATTACCTTTTTCTAAAGTATCCATTGATAGCTCtaattaatttgacatttacagGCCACACCCTGGCACTAAATTTTTTTGGGATAAAGCTGCAGGTTTTTATGGGGTAAAACTTTTAGTTTCTGTTGCCAATGAAGAAAACATTGTTATAAAGAGAATTGACGGAACTAGAAAGAATCGTTGTAAAAATATGCAATAACATTcatcaataaaacatcaaaaaatTTACCCATTTGAGACTGAGAGGAGCTAATAAagcctctgtgtcagtgagtcgGGTAGACAAGGTGGTTCATAAATCTGAGTGAGGCTCTGATTCATGCTGCAGCGAGGAGAAGGACAAAGTATGAATCGATACCACTCGGCCTGAGCCCAGGCGCCAAACAAAGGCAGGGCcctgctctgtgtcactgtgCTCTCAGTTAAAAAGGCCAAATTGCATGAAACCAGAGTTGTATTgtacacaaaaagaaacaagatTGTGCATTGATTGCACAGGGCTGTGGTAGTATCTGAAATGAGAGAGGCCAAATTTCTGTAAGAAGAGATGGGACTATCAGGGAGAGATTGGAATATCACACTCTAGCTGTGTAATTAACACTCCAGCTTGCATCCAGGCCCCCCCCTAATGATACCAACTCCAATCTACAGACGCACAACGTCACAACAACACCCAAGGCCCGCAGGGATGCTTGTCTTTCCTGGGACAACTGAGGTTGCTATGGCAAcgcctcctcatctctcctcttttgttttgCGACCTTCAGCCGTTCTCCTTGGAGGAGTAAACTTTCTCCGTCAAATAAGACAGTATAATATGTGGTGAGACTGCAGGCTTTATGTGCGTTTCTGTGTAAAAGTGACATGATGTAAGTTAATAGATAGCTGTGAATGACAGAAGTTTATCCCTAAGGCAGAAGAATAAGAACCTGACTGTAAAGACAAAACTAATATATTCCAGACAGGAAACTACTGAGCTGCAGATAACTCTCTAAACAAAGCTTCAACACCTCACTTATTGGTTTCACACTTCGTTTCCAATGAAACAAAACCTGTTGAGTCCTGCTCACCAGAAATCATCTGCTCCCTTGAAAAATAGAAGCAAAACATGCACAGCTCCAAAGCAGAGAACTCCTCTTTGGCCTGATTAAAAtagcaaaacaaaaatcagtATTTGCATGTATGCTAATAAGCCAATTAAACTATCTGAAATGCTAATTCAGTGACCCATAGAGTTAAAAGAAATATGagtggcaccccccccccccccccccccccaaaaacgttttctttttccttgttCCTTACGAGGAAACAAGAGAATAACATTTGACAGTTAAGCAGAGTCAGGGAGAATGCTTCAGGGTTTGATTAACATTTCCTCTCAGTCTGATCAGATGTGATAAAGTGTGACAATGTCTTTGGAGAGATTTAACTGCAACGCCTGCAAATTTGTTTTCTAATCAGAATAAATATTCTGACATAAGCCGACAAAATCAATAAAGTTAACCATTTGTCCCATTAGCTATGCTCCCATTTAACATTTCCTGAGTATAGCCTGACCTTGAGTAATCAATACCTGTATGTCTCCACTACGCCCTTGATGCCCTCGAGGTAGCTTCAATTCGATCGTTTAGGCCATGTCTACCACACTCCACGCTGAGACCCTTCGATGACACTGGTATCAAAGCATCCAAACTATGCTCAGTTTCACGCTCCTGGGAAAGGATATTGTGGCTGCATTGGTTTCTTAGCCAACAGGGATAAATCTCGATCTGACCTGCGCTGTCtgacaaaatacaaaatctatTAAACGTCTAGCTGGGAAGTAATGATATCAAACATAGTGCTTTTTAGTCCAGCTGTTTACCAAATCACATTTACACCAGTTCCATCAAGTTGCTTAAACCAGCCATTTTTCAGAAGACAGTGGATGTGCTGATTGCAAGTGGATGATGCTACTCTTTCAAAATATCCTTCTCACAATTTAAATATTGCTAAAGCTTActggtttaaaagaaaaaacgaaTTAGTCATTTATGCTGTGCATGTGAACCACAGTAGTATagtgttttttcctttaatctatttttatcatattattaggTCCAAATGAGATCAAATTGTGGACTTCCTCCTTCGTGTAAGTGCATGGTCTTCACAGCATCACGAAGGATCTGGAATGTGCTGATACGTACAAACCGCTGTCCTTTGGTGCAGCACTGAATATTTACAAGTGATTATCTCTCAGCTTTCTCCAAAATGCCTAATCACAGTACTTTAGACAAGACGCAGACCACAAATTATTTATTGCCACACAGGAGGCGGTGTGCTGCCAGATGATGctaaatgtgtctgtttttgtgatgCATAATGCACCATCGGAGCACCTTTCACCAGTCATTTCGTCCATAATTAATGAGGCTCTTCCTCGCAGTATTGACACAGCAAAGACACGCAGTACTGTCTCTAGGAAAGGGCATCAGGAAACAGAACAGGGCCCTGTGCCCCAACTGACAGCTAGTTAGAAGTTGTtggaacacacagaaaacatgctCCATAAATTTAAAATTTGAGAAAGAATCAGGACTGAATGTTTTAAGATGTAACACCCTCTGTCTAAGGCAATGCTTTATACTCTTCAGCTTGAAGAGGATTCAAATGCTTAATATAATCAGGAAATTTACACATCAATAACAACATACAAAATTTGAGGATCTGGACACAGCCAAGGAGACATGACACTTAACTGTAGGTCAAATGTTGCAAATAATTCTTATGACTTAAATCCAGACCTGAGCCCCAGGAGGTTTACCACTGGAGGACTGCAGGGCACCAGTGTGATGTTTGGACTGAGCCTGGAAAGCAGTTTTTGGATTGACTAGCcaactaaatatttaaatttgttgcTGCTTTCTCAGGACACTGCAGTGCCTCTCCTCATATCTACACTATTTTGTTTTACCCAGCACCCTCTAGTGGTTTAGAGTTGTAAAAGAGTTTAGGGGCTTTTAAGAAGCTCAACAGCGCTTCCCAGTGCCCTGAAAAAACATCACCATCATTCGCAAGGTCATATAACGAAGGAAACATGTGAAGactgatttgatttataaaacaaacaccacAATATTTGGATGCCTTTGTCTATGTAGGCCAATCATGAGAATTGGTGGTGAAACTACTGATGCACTCATACTGAAGATGAGTCACTTGTTTCCAGTCAGCCACACATTTTGCTGTATGAGTAATCAAACAGTGCGGGTGGACCGCTGAGTCGGCTCAAGCGCTCAGGCAGGGAATCCGATAGGCCAACTGGGGTTTAGACTCAAGAGGAGTGATGTGCATGGAGGGATTTCCCTTATTTTCACTCTCAGCACAGTAGCACCTCTGCAGTGAGGGTGGTGTTGATCGACTaatgtgtttgaaatgtatttgaaacGGTTTCATATTAACTGGCTATCAAAAACAcctttgtgtaagtgtgtgtgtgtgtgtgtgtgtgtgtgtgtcttacccTGGTCTATGTTGTGCTGTGGTAGCTGGCTCATCTGACTGTGGACCACACCTGCGTAATTTCGGAGAAAAGCCTCTTCACTTGGCGTGAGCTGAAGACGAGTAAACAAAGTTCCAAGTTAAAACACAAGCTCGAATTGAAGAAGATCATAGATGTTTTTTACGACAGATGATACAAATACAACTTCAATCTTCAAAATAATGATCTAGGATTTGactttttacatttactttatcTAATAGCTCGATACACTAGCTTTCGGGGGAACTTCTTTGGTGATTAGAAACctaaaccaaaacatttatGATGACAAAAAAGATAAAAGGGTAACACTGTTTATTGATGATTGATGTAATTGAAAAACGATTACAGCTTACAGCcatttaaagcattttattcATAGTATCAGAAGGTCATTTGTAGACATTTGCTTGGGATCTATCATATCAAAACTTGTGCAATAGTAAAGAAATATGCAAATCCTAAAGATACCGTCCACACAGACTGAGCATTAACAGCATTTTAGTAGTTACACCTGATCCCAATGACAGGGACACCCATCCCAAACTAGCTTTATACCACTTCTTTCTCTGAGTCAACTCAATCATAAAATGAAACTCATATCTGCTGTGAGCGGGGATTATCTATTAACTTATTGTTTAATCTCaagattgttttaaaaatgaggTCCATGTATGAATAGGCCTTCTTCAGCTTGTCATCCTATAATTTAAGGTTTGAAGGGTGACAGATGTGTTGACAAAATGTTAGCGCCTCATAACCTTTTAGAATGCAATTAAGTTTTTGTCGCTCATGAGGCTGCAAACAGCAATTTATTCGGACGGCTTGTAAACTGTCAAAATTGGCATTTAGACAAGAATCCCTATCACTACATGAGCTGACCAGAAAACACATGTGTGGAGCTGCTGTCTGCTCTGCCTGGTGTAGACATGCTAAATCTGGTGGAGACAATTACTGGGTGATGGTATATTTGACATGCACTTCTCCTCTACATAAATGCCATACCTAGAGAACCAGCGTACCATGTTCTGATTGTTTTGAAGGAAatgccttttcattttttttaatggaatttTGAGCAAAACTTCAGTTTGCTCTTTGCTATCTTCAACAGAAAATATGTGCTACTCTATAGTAAGCATCTGGGACAGGGGTTTTCATTTACTACAATTTATACTGAAGTTTTTGACAGTGAAATATTTTGCCCAAAGAGCAACAATTTGATAACATTTTCATGGCAGGTCAATTCAATTTTTCTGAAAGCGACCACCATGATGTATTGACATGATCATTTCAACATTGTGTGGATAGCCATGTGGGAAAAGCTTATTAGAAGCAGATTAAGTGTCAAATGGCAAATGTGACTTAGCCCATAAAACAAAACCATTGCGAGAATGAGCTGGTCaattggcttcttttttttttatgtggtgtTGAGCCATGATACTGTACTTACATTAGATCCCATTTTCTTAAGCATTAGCAGGACCCGCACTTTCTGTTGGACGTACATGTCTTCAGGAGACTTCCCCGGGGCCTCCTCGCGGTTCATCCCCCCTGCTCCTGTGGctctggacacacaaacaaatccagaTTACACAAGACCTGTGAGAAGTCAGCATTAGCGACAATGGAAATCATGGTCAGTTTTTTCTGCAAGACCCTTAGTAAATGTGAGGGATGaacccatgtgagaacacagcaggataaTGCTTAGATAACTCATTGCAAGTGAGTGGGGACATCGGTGATAAAGGCTGACGCAGATGTCAATTTCCTGTTGTAAAGATGCCTGACTGTCATTTTTCATGTCAGAAAACAGGTTAAGTGTTGGGAAACTCTTTGCATTCACCTATAGTAATTGacttccttgttttttttaagtccaTGCAAAAACACATCTCCAGAACATATTTATGAAGGTGCTTGAGTCGTGTGAACCAAGGGCGTAAACATGGCAACAGAGATGCGTTTCCTACGTCTTCAAATATTTGTGTGGATGTCGCCATAGTCTGCAGCATTGAAATAATAACCCattattattacaaaaacaaataagacaGAGCTGATTCGACTATTAAATGTTTCTCTTATCTGACTTGTAACATGTAGACAACCAGGCGTGAACTGGATGTTTTACTAATAGCCTAAATGATAGATGATTTATGTGTGATACACACCATATTCATATAATGCAAACAGGTATGATATTAGAAGTCAGTGGCCTTGTATCAGTATAGTAGTCACAGTAGTTTTGGCACTACACAGCGTGAATAGCTCTTATAAATATTGTATGGCATTTCCCACACAGATCTCACCACTGCCTGCTCCTtccatctcttcttctccatctgACTAATGACCTATTTTCACTGTCAGTCTGCAGAGATGTGAAGTACAGGCaaagggggagaaagaaaaggggggcGAAGGGGAGGCGATAAAAGAAGCTGCCAAAGCTAATGCATAT
This genomic window contains:
- the ctnnbip1 gene encoding beta-catenin-interacting protein 1, which produces MNREEAPGKSPEDMYVQQKVRVLLMLKKMGSNLTPSEEAFLRNYAGVVHSQMSQLPQHNIDQGAEDVVMAFSRSEAEDRRQ